The genomic stretch ACAAAGAAAATGATTCAGCTCTGAAAGTATACTAATatgttattattcttttttttttacaggcaacTACAGTCACAACGACAAAGTCAGTACAACacatcctgtgtgtgtgtgtgtgtgtgtgtgtgtgtgtgtgtgtgtgtgtgtgatcatgtgATGTTTAAATGTTGAACTGCATGCTCAGTGTTGTGACTGTGCTGTGCTCTCCCTAGTGGCCTCATAGagaaacttgtgtgtgtgtgtgtgtgtgtgtgtgtgtgttctttccTGCAGTACTttagttaatatcaacaatCCTGCAGTGAACAGGTGAGTAAACAGTTTTTATGATCATCAGcaggattttattttacagGGTCTCTACGCCACCGCGTCCCTGTGTTCTCTACACACTGATCACGTGATCGCGGCTATAGAAGAACTTCAGTTGGTTATATAGATAGAAATTAAAACCTCACGTATCAATACACTCacactgtggttcagtggagcTTGTTAATATGATCTATGCAGCAAACAGGGtgtaaaatgattatttatagtgtgtgtgtgtgtgtgtgtgtgtaggcgtgTAATATTCCGTAAGCCCATCATAGAGACAGACATCGGCTTCTACCACACGGCGTCTCATGCTGACGCAAGCAGGAAACGCATCATGGAGGACACTGAGGACTGGAGACCAAGAACAGGAACGTCCCAGTCCCGCTCCTTCCAGATCCTCGCTCAGATTACCGGCACtgagggtgtgtatgtgtgtgagagagtgtgtatgtgatggGGCGGggtttacaggtgtgtgtatgtgatgggGCGGGGTTTATAGGTGTAGGTATTTGATGGGTGGGGTttacaagtgtgtgtatgtgatgggGCGGGGTTTACAGGTGTAGGTATTTGATGGGTGGggtttacaggtgtgtgtatgtggtgggGCGGggtttacaggtgtgtgtgtgatggggcggggtttacaggtgtgtgtatgtttctgCAGGGATGCCTGAGGAAAAGGTCACGACCAATGAGACAGTCAAGTAAGTACATTCTGTTTAAAAGCATTATAAGCCCCTCCCCTTTCTCTGCTAGTACCAGTAAGCCCCTCCCCTTTCTCTGCTCAACATTTTTGGACCAAATACTGACCACATTAAAAACTCCACCCTGCCCCACCCTTAACTCTCTGTCTGTCCTGATGAGTCTGTCTCACTTCTTGTTCCGCcctctttctctctgtgtgaTGACGATGAGGAGGAGGGAGACGAAGGTGAAGGTCGGACCACAGTACCACAAACTGAGAAACTGGCACCATGGAATTTCAGCTCGAACCCTCAACGTCCTGAGTCTGGTTTAGCGCCGTCACATCAGAATCGAAGCTGCAGAGCGACGACGAGGAAAACATTCATGCTACCATCATCTTAGCAACATCACAAGTTCACCCCCTGCCCCGCCCGCTTCTCATTATGTTTATATTCAAACCCTAAAAGCGTGAGGTTGTAGTTCACTAGGAGTTTTGATTGGATTTGTTTTTACTAGCTAATGCTGATAGCTGTTAGGCTAACTAAATAGCTCGGGTTGTGTGATATCAGTGTGTTATTTGGATTAGCGTTAATGAAACGTGTTTATTAGCCTgtgtgatatacagtataaatgtctttattatttatgaacTCTGAGTTATGATTGATATGGAATCATCGCTAGTTTCTGATGGCGGCTCTTTTACTAGTGTTAAGTTTAGCTGGTTGTTTCTGCTGCGTTTTTTCTGAAGTGTTGAAATAAATCCACGTTTTCTCTCCGTGATGTTTCTGTGACTctgacgccctctgctggctgcacaaAGCCCCCAGAATCCTGCTGTCCAAGGAACCAGCACGTATGGAGGACCGCGCACCTCACTGTGTATTCCTCCACCGCTCGTGTTGTCACCTTAagcagacagtaggagtcgctgttgtcAAAGAAGTTTAAACCCCAAAACGGGTGTGAAGAGAGTTGCTCGCAGGGTGTAAAAACTCCTGCAGATTTATGATTTACTCACATACACAGCTGGCAGGAACTCAAACTgctttattagcattaacacgttttattagcattaacacgCTTCTCAATTCCAGTTTCATCAGGAAAGCTTTAAAATCTCTGAAAAATTACAaaaccacactcacacacactgccgTCAGGTCCCTCTATTGACTGTATTGCTGTCTTAAAGAAACAACTCAAATTTACACATGTTCAGTTCCCCTACTATGTACCACACCCTCGAGGACCCCACATTAGCTCTCGCGTCCTCCGACACACGTGAAGCCGCCGGTTTTCACCGGACGGTGGTGGATTCATACACAGAGCTTTAACATGTACGGAGGAACACACTACACTCTTTGTAATCCTCCACCACACCTGCTGATACCTCAGCCGGCCATCAGGAGGCGCTGTTACAGCAGCCAGGAGGAGATTCACTACAGAGGAGGATTAAAGCATAACCGAACCCCCCACCCCGACCCTCAGCAACCCAGAAtttattaaaacttaaaaaaaaatttatactgCTTGTGAGGACCTGAAACCATCCTCACctcagatgtttcagacagTCAGTGACagcaacacgcacacacacacacgtttaataTTCCAGTAGGAAGACATTATTGATCAGGAATCAGTAAACACACTATAGACCGAGCGCTGTGTGTTAATAAAGCATTAAATCatgtactgcacacacacacacactctcactcacacacactctcacacactctcacacacacactctcactaacacacacagtgatGGAATGTTATTATTGCAGGCTGCTGACGCTCAATCAGAATCTTCATCGTCCAGATATTCCTCAGCATTACTGTGTGTACGAGTgatcactgtaacacacacacacacacacattatttactAATAATTTTACTCATATTACAGAACACACACTGGGGTCAGGGTTCAAAGTTCGACATACCGCTGCCCTGTTTCCTCTTCAGCAGAGAAGCACACTGAGCGTTAGTGGCCATCTCCAACGCCGTCTTCTTCTCATTATTCACTATATCTGTTCtagcatctacacacacacacacacacacattataaacacacacacacatacacacacacacacacacattataaacacacacacacatacacacacacacacacacatacacacacacacattatacatacacacacattatacacacacacacacacattatacacacaaacacacacattatacacacacacattatacacacacacacacacattatacacacaaacacacattatacacacacacacacacacattatacacacaccatataaaggTTTCAGTATATCAGTAGTATTTAAAGTTCTGATTATTAATCAGCACTGAAGGATCTTAATTCATCGCCCTTCCACAAAGCTGTATGTAgtctgtgttcatgtgtgtgtctgtgt from Trichomycterus rosablanca isolate fTriRos1 chromosome 21, fTriRos1.hap1, whole genome shotgun sequence encodes the following:
- the LOC134335774 gene encoding PDZ and LIM domain protein 5-like isoform X2, which gives rise to MSANYSVELAGPAPWGFRLQGGKDFDMPLTISRLTDGGKAAKAGVAVGDIVISISGTNTEDLNHLEAQNKIKECKGNLKITLQRASSVPTSSVEPKATTVTTTNTLVNINNPAVNRRVIFRKPIIETDIGFYHTASHADASRKRIMEDTEDWRPRTGTSQSRSFQILAQITGTEGMPEEKVTTNETVKRETKVKVGPQYHKLRNWHHGISARTLNVLSLV
- the LOC134335774 gene encoding PDZ and LIM domain protein 5-like isoform X1, coding for MSANYSVELAGPAPWGFRLQGGKDFDMPLTISRLTDGGKAAKAGVAVGDIVISISGTNTEDLNHLEAQNKIKECKGNLKITLQRASSVPTSSVEPKATTVTTTNTLVNINNPAVNRRVIFRKPIIETDIGFYHTASHADASRKRIMEDTEDWRPRTGTSQSRSFQILAQITGTEGMPEEKVTTNETVKRRETKVKVGPQYHKLRNWHHGISARTLNVLSLV